One Chordicoccus furentiruminis DNA window includes the following coding sequences:
- a CDS encoding segregation and condensation protein A produces the protein MGIEVELKAFDGPLDLLLQLIEKNKINIFDIPIVEITDQYLAYVRTLQEENLEVMSEFMVMAAELIAIKCRMLLPKEEEPETEEEDPRDELVRRLLEYKTYKYMSYELRDRMEDASGRFYKGDTTPKEVRQYRPKVNVEELVSGLTLEKLHAVFTQVLKRQQDKIDPVRSRFGTIEKEEVSLPDKLEAVASYAKQHRNFSFRDLLRKQRSRTQIVVTFLAVLELMKYGLITASQKETDDDILIEQAPDADLESVREQLAQEEFV, from the coding sequence ATGGGAATTGAAGTTGAACTGAAGGCATTTGACGGTCCGCTGGATCTGCTGCTTCAGCTGATTGAGAAGAATAAAATCAACATCTTTGACATCCCGATCGTCGAGATCACGGATCAGTATCTCGCCTATGTCCGGACGCTTCAGGAGGAAAACCTGGAGGTCATGAGCGAGTTTATGGTGATGGCGGCCGAGCTGATCGCCATCAAGTGCCGGATGCTGCTTCCGAAGGAAGAGGAGCCGGAGACGGAGGAAGAGGATCCGAGGGACGAACTGGTCCGGCGGCTGCTGGAATACAAGACATACAAATATATGTCCTACGAGCTGAGGGACCGGATGGAGGACGCGTCGGGGAGATTCTACAAGGGCGACACGACGCCGAAGGAGGTCAGGCAGTACAGGCCGAAGGTGAATGTGGAGGAGCTGGTCAGCGGACTTACGCTTGAAAAGCTGCATGCGGTCTTTACCCAGGTGCTGAAACGCCAGCAGGACAAGATTGATCCTGTGCGAAGCCGGTTCGGAACCATCGAGAAGGAAGAGGTTTCCCTTCCGGACAAGCTGGAGGCTGTGGCGTCATATGCGAAACAGCACCGGAATTTCTCCTTCCGCGATCTGCTCCGGAAGCAGAGAAGCCGGACACAGATCGTAGTGACTTTTCTCGCTGTGCTTGAACTGATGAAGTACGGTCTGATCACGGCTTCCCAGAAAGAAACGGACGACGACATCCTGATCGAACAGGCTCCGGACGCGGATCTGGAGAGCGTGAGAGAGCAGCTCGCGCAGGAGGAGTTTGTCTGA
- a CDS encoding metallophosphoesterase, whose amino-acid sequence MTDFVTTGWKIRSEKVKTPLRLILIGDLHDAEHGPGNDALKRAVREAAPDLILCAGDLIVGRPGRPRETALDLMSFCAVTAPVYMVYGNHETQLRLFPGEEEPFRRRLAATGVHLLNNTGASLEMKGTPLVLYGLELPLSVYRKLRIPRLTDSGITERIGPGPASAAFSVLLAHNPQFAPQYARWGADLTVCGHFHGGVLRIGQRCLLSPYGFPFPKYGYGHYETDGRHMIVTAGLGEHTIPFRIHNPMELAVIDILPAEEAENGN is encoded by the coding sequence ATGACCGATTTTGTCACGACCGGCTGGAAAATCCGTTCGGAGAAGGTGAAGACGCCGCTCAGGCTGATTCTCATTGGCGATCTGCACGACGCGGAGCACGGGCCCGGAAACGACGCTCTGAAAAGAGCGGTACGGGAGGCAGCGCCCGATCTGATCCTCTGCGCGGGCGATCTGATTGTGGGTCGGCCGGGACGGCCGCGGGAAACGGCGCTGGACCTGATGAGTTTCTGTGCGGTTACGGCGCCGGTCTATATGGTGTACGGCAACCATGAAACCCAGCTCCGGCTGTTTCCCGGAGAGGAGGAGCCCTTCCGCCGCCGTCTCGCCGCGACAGGTGTTCATCTTCTGAACAACACAGGAGCTTCTCTTGAAATGAAGGGGACTCCGCTGGTCCTGTACGGCCTTGAGCTGCCGCTTTCCGTATACCGCAAGCTCAGAATCCCGCGACTGACCGACAGCGGTATCACGGAACGGATCGGTCCGGGCCCGGCCTCTGCCGCGTTTTCCGTTCTGCTCGCCCATAATCCCCAGTTCGCGCCGCAGTACGCCCGCTGGGGCGCCGATCTTACCGTCTGCGGGCACTTCCACGGAGGCGTTCTGCGGATCGGACAGAGGTGTCTCTTAAGTCCCTACGGCTTTCCGTTTCCGAAGTACGGGTACGGACACTACGAAACAGACGGACGCCACATGATCGTGACGGCCGGACTTGGCGAACACACGATTCCGTTCCGCATCCACAATCCGATGGAGCTGGCCGTGATCGACATTCTCCCCGCTGAAGAGGCAGAAAATGGGAATTGA
- the rpsU gene encoding 30S ribosomal protein S21, which produces MANVIVKEGESLDSALRRFKRSCAKAGIQQEIRKREHYEKPSVRRKKKSEAARKRKYN; this is translated from the coding sequence ATGGCTAATGTCATCGTCAAAGAGGGCGAATCTCTTGACAGCGCACTGAGACGTTTCAAGCGCAGCTGCGCAAAGGCAGGCATTCAGCAGGAAATTCGCAAGCGCGAGCACTACGAAAAGCCGTCTGTTCGCCGCAAGAAGAAGTCTGAAGCAGCCCGCAAGAGAAAGTACAACTGA
- the alaS gene encoding alanine--tRNA ligase, producing the protein MKKYGVNELREMFLSFFEEKGCLRLGSFSLVPHNDKSLLIINSGMAPMKPWFTGQEIPPRRRVTTCQKCIRTGDLENVGKTARHGTFFEMLGNFSFGDYFKKEAIPWAWEFLTERVGLDPERLYPSVYVDDDEAYNIWLNDMHVPADHIYRFGKEDNFWEHGSGPCGPCSEIYYDRGEKYGNGPEDVMGGEGDRYMEVWNIVFSQFNNDGHGHYTDLVQKNIDTGMGLERLAVAVQDVGSIFDVDTVKSLRDLVCRLAGGIGYEEPGTEESDVSVRIVTDHARSMTFMISDGIMPSNNGRGYVLRRIIRRAVRHGRKLGIQGSFLPTLAMNVIDGSRDGYPELEEKRDFILNVIRAEEEKFEKTYGQGMEILASMEEELEGRGSRILSGDDAFRLYDTYGFPLDNTKDILAEKGFTVDEAGFEAAMKRQRETARQDRKNSGRNDEYMGADATVYEEMDPSVNSAFVGYGRLEADSKIVAMALLGDSDSGEENAVTGALTDGQTGAIITSETPFYGTMGGQIGDRGVITSPGGTFAVERTEHVAGSKIAHIGHVTGGMFRTGDTVTLKVDAENRLAICRNHSATHLLQRALREVLGSHVEQAGSYQDASRTRFDFSHFKAMTPEELKKVEDLVNRKIAEDLPVTTEVMSLDEARKTGAMALFGEKYGDRVRVVRMGDFSTELCGGTHVSHTGQIRLFKIVSENGVASGVRRIEALTGDNVIAWYAELENEMNESAALLKAAPSTLADHIRRLQEDLKAARSENEALKAKAAQAAMGDAASEAEEIGGVRVLVRRLDGVGMNDMRNLGDELKESLGDAYIILASVTDGKVSLMATASDGAVKKGAHAGNLIRSAARIVGGGGGGRPNMAQAGGKDPSKTDEALAEAKRIAGEQLG; encoded by the coding sequence GTGAAAAAGTATGGGGTCAATGAGCTTCGTGAGATGTTTCTCTCCTTTTTTGAGGAGAAGGGGTGCCTGAGACTGGGCAGCTTCTCACTGGTTCCGCATAATGACAAGTCGCTTCTCATCATCAATTCCGGCATGGCGCCGATGAAGCCGTGGTTTACCGGCCAGGAGATTCCGCCGAGACGCAGGGTGACTACCTGCCAGAAATGCATCCGCACCGGAGATCTTGAAAATGTCGGCAAGACAGCCCGGCACGGCACTTTCTTCGAGATGCTCGGAAACTTTTCCTTTGGCGATTATTTCAAGAAGGAGGCGATCCCCTGGGCATGGGAGTTTCTGACGGAGCGCGTGGGGCTTGATCCCGAACGGCTCTATCCGTCGGTCTATGTGGACGACGACGAGGCGTACAATATCTGGCTCAACGATATGCATGTCCCGGCGGACCACATCTACCGTTTCGGAAAAGAGGACAATTTCTGGGAGCACGGCTCCGGCCCCTGCGGTCCCTGCTCGGAGATCTATTACGACAGAGGGGAGAAATACGGGAACGGTCCGGAAGATGTGATGGGCGGCGAGGGCGACCGCTACATGGAAGTCTGGAATATCGTGTTCTCCCAGTTCAACAATGACGGGCACGGCCATTACACCGATCTGGTTCAGAAGAACATCGATACCGGAATGGGCCTGGAGCGTCTGGCCGTGGCGGTGCAGGATGTCGGATCCATCTTTGACGTCGATACCGTCAAATCGCTTCGGGACCTGGTATGCCGTCTGGCCGGAGGCATCGGCTATGAGGAGCCTGGAACGGAAGAATCCGACGTATCCGTCCGGATCGTGACGGATCACGCCCGCTCGATGACGTTCATGATCTCGGACGGCATCATGCCTTCCAATAACGGGCGCGGCTATGTTCTCCGCCGCATCATCCGGCGTGCTGTCCGCCACGGACGCAAGCTGGGAATACAGGGATCCTTCCTGCCGACGCTGGCGATGAACGTCATAGACGGGTCACGCGACGGTTATCCGGAACTGGAGGAGAAGCGCGACTTCATCCTCAATGTGATCCGCGCCGAGGAGGAAAAGTTCGAGAAGACCTACGGCCAGGGCATGGAGATCCTTGCGTCCATGGAGGAGGAGCTCGAGGGCAGAGGCAGCCGGATCCTTTCCGGAGATGACGCGTTCCGCCTTTATGATACCTACGGTTTCCCGCTGGATAACACGAAGGATATTCTGGCGGAGAAAGGTTTCACGGTTGACGAAGCCGGTTTTGAGGCGGCGATGAAACGGCAGAGGGAAACCGCCCGTCAGGACCGGAAGAATTCGGGCCGGAACGATGAGTACATGGGAGCTGACGCTACCGTTTACGAGGAGATGGATCCGTCAGTCAATTCCGCTTTTGTCGGCTACGGCCGGCTTGAGGCGGATTCGAAGATCGTGGCGATGGCGCTGCTGGGCGATTCCGATTCCGGTGAGGAGAATGCGGTCACCGGGGCGCTGACGGACGGCCAGACCGGAGCCATCATCACATCCGAGACGCCCTTCTACGGGACGATGGGCGGTCAGATCGGTGACAGAGGCGTGATCACCTCCCCGGGCGGAACCTTCGCCGTGGAGAGGACCGAGCATGTTGCAGGGTCGAAGATCGCCCATATCGGACATGTCACGGGAGGCATGTTCCGCACCGGCGACACCGTGACGCTGAAGGTGGACGCGGAGAACCGGTTGGCCATCTGCCGGAACCATTCCGCGACACATCTTCTGCAGCGGGCGCTGCGTGAGGTGCTGGGCAGTCATGTGGAGCAGGCGGGCTCCTATCAGGACGCGTCGAGAACCCGGTTTGACTTCTCACATTTCAAGGCCATGACGCCGGAAGAGCTGAAGAAGGTTGAGGATCTGGTGAACCGGAAGATTGCGGAGGACCTTCCTGTGACCACTGAGGTGATGAGCCTCGATGAGGCCCGGAAGACGGGTGCAATGGCGCTCTTCGGGGAAAAATACGGCGACCGTGTGCGCGTTGTCCGGATGGGGGATTTCTCAACAGAACTCTGCGGCGGCACACATGTCAGCCACACCGGACAGATCCGTCTTTTCAAGATTGTCTCGGAGAACGGCGTGGCCTCGGGTGTCCGGCGTATCGAGGCGCTGACCGGAGACAACGTCATCGCGTGGTACGCGGAACTTGAGAACGAGATGAACGAATCGGCCGCTCTTCTGAAGGCGGCTCCGTCCACGCTGGCGGATCATATCCGCCGGCTCCAGGAGGACCTGAAGGCAGCCCGCTCCGAGAACGAGGCGCTGAAGGCGAAGGCGGCTCAGGCTGCGATGGGCGACGCCGCTTCCGAGGCCGAGGAGATCGGCGGGGTCCGCGTACTGGTTCGGCGGCTGGACGGCGTCGGGATGAACGACATGCGGAATCTCGGCGACGAGCTGAAGGAGAGCCTCGGGGACGCCTACATCATTCTGGCTTCCGTGACCGACGGGAAGGTCAGCCTGATGGCGACGGCGAGCGACGGCGCCGTGAAGAAGGGCGCTCACGCCGGCAATCTGATCCGTTCAGCTGCCCGTATCGTCGGAGGCGGCGGAGGCGGACGCCCGAATATGGCGCAGGCCGGAGGAAAGGATCCGTCAAAGACAGATGAGGCGCTGGCCGAGGCGAAACGGATTGCAGGAGAGCAGCTGGGCTGA
- the rnhA gene encoding ribonuclease HI: MTEVTIYTDGAARGNPDGPGGYGAVLLYTDPSGKQYRKELSEGFAKTTNNRMELMAVIAALETLKRPCDVTLYSDSKYVTDAFNQHWIDGWRKRGWTKADRKPVLNRDLWERLLAAAAPHRIRWVWVRGHNGNRENERCDALATTAADALR; the protein is encoded by the coding sequence ATGACAGAGGTGACGATCTACACGGACGGCGCGGCACGGGGGAATCCGGACGGGCCGGGCGGTTACGGGGCAGTGCTTCTTTATACGGATCCGTCGGGGAAACAGTACAGAAAGGAGCTTTCGGAGGGTTTTGCGAAGACGACGAACAACCGGATGGAACTGATGGCCGTGATCGCCGCGCTCGAGACGCTGAAGCGGCCCTGTGATGTGACGCTGTATTCGGATTCAAAATATGTGACCGACGCGTTCAACCAGCACTGGATCGACGGCTGGCGGAAGCGGGGGTGGACCAAGGCGGACAGAAAGCCGGTGCTCAACCGAGACCTCTGGGAGAGACTGCTCGCGGCCGCTGCGCCTCACCGTATCCGGTGGGTCTGGGTGCGCGGACATAACGGCAACCGGGAGAACGAGCGGTGCGACGCGCTGGCGACGACCGCGGCGGATGCGCTTCGATGA
- a CDS encoding MutS-related protein produces the protein MSASYTVIFVMAAVAAIFVLLILRGQKESRQSGERTVRKSWGSVSARAVSADAMQRIRSFSDALDRTPEESKPDGEPQESPSVTPIDDITAEDLELDRFYQASVRTMAAPGDEVYYSWLRHPLLDPGAIRRRIRLEDFFSEHPDEREAIQLRLLEIGREKDISCYGAFEALDKAQPAGRIRYLLLSALTAADLALLFFLPLPAVLMLIPLMAVNISVHLRMKEQVGREIRYLAMLIRMQRAAAAIAARPCEAIRDEQNVLRSASARLASFRRGAVLVTSGASVGTGPGDVVLEYAKLFFHADLIRYNGMLRAYREHRGDALVVYRVLGNLDAVISCSSYIASRPRMTRPVFAEGRTLTAKGLVHPLLEHPVPADFRSDRCMLLTGSNASGKSTFLKAVMYGALMAQSIGAAAASGWEAPCFRIFTSMALSDSLKNGESYFVVEIRSLKRILDAAGQEGSPVLAAVDEVLRGTNTVERIAASSQILRYLAGTNALVFAATHDIELSYLLQNCCENRHFGETVRNGDVTFDYHLREGRASSGNAIRLLRATGYPAEVTEAAGASAARFEADGEWHLDTEGERKR, from the coding sequence ATGAGTGCTTCATACACAGTGATTTTTGTGATGGCCGCGGTGGCGGCCATTTTTGTTCTCCTGATTCTGCGCGGCCAAAAGGAGAGCCGTCAGAGCGGCGAGCGGACCGTGAGGAAGAGCTGGGGAAGCGTCTCCGCGAGAGCCGTCTCAGCCGACGCCATGCAGCGGATCCGGAGCTTTTCGGACGCGCTTGACAGGACGCCGGAAGAATCGAAACCGGACGGAGAACCACAGGAGAGCCCGTCTGTGACGCCGATCGACGACATCACGGCGGAGGATCTTGAGCTGGACCGCTTCTATCAGGCATCTGTGAGGACGATGGCGGCACCGGGAGACGAGGTCTACTACTCGTGGCTGCGTCATCCGCTGCTGGACCCCGGCGCCATCCGCCGGCGGATTCGGCTGGAGGACTTTTTTTCAGAGCATCCGGATGAACGCGAGGCGATTCAGCTGCGCCTTCTTGAAATAGGGCGTGAGAAGGACATTTCATGCTACGGCGCCTTCGAGGCTCTGGATAAGGCGCAGCCGGCGGGCAGGATCCGGTATCTTCTGCTCAGCGCGCTGACCGCGGCAGATCTGGCGCTTCTCTTTTTCCTCCCGCTTCCGGCGGTGCTGATGCTGATACCGCTGATGGCCGTGAACATCAGCGTGCATCTCAGGATGAAGGAGCAGGTCGGGCGGGAGATCCGATATCTTGCGATGCTGATCCGGATGCAGCGTGCGGCCGCCGCGATCGCCGCGCGGCCCTGTGAGGCGATCCGGGACGAACAGAACGTTCTCCGGTCCGCCTCCGCCCGCCTTGCCTCGTTCCGGCGGGGCGCCGTGCTCGTCACGTCAGGCGCGTCGGTCGGCACCGGACCCGGGGATGTGGTCCTCGAGTACGCGAAGCTCTTCTTTCACGCGGATCTGATCCGGTACAACGGCATGCTCAGAGCGTACCGGGAGCACCGCGGGGATGCGCTCGTCGTGTATCGTGTTCTCGGAAATCTGGACGCCGTGATTTCCTGCTCCTCGTATATTGCGTCCCGCCCGCGGATGACGAGACCGGTGTTTGCCGAAGGAAGGACGCTCACGGCGAAGGGGCTTGTTCATCCGCTGCTTGAGCATCCGGTGCCGGCGGATTTCCGATCGGACAGGTGCATGCTGCTGACAGGTTCCAACGCATCGGGCAAGTCGACTTTTCTGAAGGCGGTGATGTACGGGGCACTAATGGCTCAGAGCATCGGTGCGGCAGCGGCTTCCGGATGGGAAGCGCCCTGCTTCCGGATTTTTACGTCGATGGCGCTGAGTGACAGTCTGAAAAACGGAGAGAGTTATTTCGTCGTGGAGATTCGTTCGCTGAAGCGGATTCTGGATGCGGCCGGACAGGAGGGCAGTCCGGTGCTCGCGGCGGTGGATGAGGTGCTGCGCGGAACGAACACCGTCGAGCGGATCGCCGCGTCGTCGCAGATTCTCCGTTATCTTGCCGGAACAAACGCGCTGGTTTTTGCGGCGACCCATGACATCGAGCTGTCGTACCTGCTTCAGAACTGCTGTGAGAACCGGCATTTCGGAGAGACGGTCCGGAACGGGGACGTGACGTTTGACTATCATCTGAGAGAGGGGCGCGCTTCATCCGGGAATGCAATCCGGCTTCTTCGGGCGACGGGCTATCCCGCGGAGGTGACGGAAGCGGCCGGGGCGAGTGCGGCGCGTTTCGAGGCGGACGGTGAGTGGCATCTGGATACGGAGGGAGAACGAAAACGATGA
- a CDS encoding RICIN domain-containing protein, translating to MKRFLSILLAVLMLTAAVPAVSVPAASGVKCVASGSRTAAADGYYYLLPMCSTKYVLSVMNGSKKSGAAATLGYYSYMSRRVFYLSKAPGGTYIIRNKNSGLYLGAKNGTKKRGGAIVQSGSKTSGANRWYVIRRGSYYTIQSSLSRYVMGVHNNAAKNAQIVNLQAYSNRSGQRWKLVKYTPAKTNVKKTAAKLKYKTTTRSGMTAADYAVLNNILGAVETGGQIYGRRNYGDYTPPYAASSNEHTCTLGWAAFYGEEAEALVRQIRQRDPKTFAKIDSKGIIARKLSVDWVKTRWRPNSTEVRLLKALITTPTGMKIQDEMATKIAKAYAARCMSGFTKNTYAVMMYCEIAHLGGSGAASRIFRRCGGTYNLDTIVASLKKDQSDTSSRYQVGDAIFWTRHMKCVEFIQRYA from the coding sequence ATGAAACGTTTTTTGTCAATACTTCTGGCTGTTCTGATGCTGACAGCGGCCGTTCCGGCTGTCAGTGTGCCGGCTGCTTCCGGAGTGAAGTGCGTGGCATCCGGTTCAAGGACAGCCGCCGCTGACGGATACTACTATCTCCTTCCGATGTGTTCAACGAAGTATGTGCTGTCGGTGATGAACGGGTCGAAGAAGAGCGGCGCGGCAGCCACGCTGGGGTACTATTCCTATATGTCCCGGCGGGTCTTCTACCTCTCCAAGGCCCCGGGCGGCACCTATATCATCCGGAATAAGAACTCCGGCCTCTATCTGGGGGCAAAGAACGGAACGAAGAAGCGGGGCGGCGCCATCGTCCAGTCCGGTTCCAAAACAAGCGGAGCGAACCGCTGGTATGTGATCCGGCGCGGAAGCTATTACACGATCCAGAGTTCCCTTTCCCGCTATGTGATGGGCGTGCACAACAACGCGGCGAAGAATGCGCAGATCGTCAATCTGCAGGCGTACTCCAACCGGTCCGGCCAGCGCTGGAAGCTCGTGAAGTACACCCCGGCCAAGACGAACGTGAAGAAGACCGCAGCAAAGCTGAAATACAAGACGACGACGCGAAGCGGCATGACAGCCGCCGACTACGCGGTGCTGAACAACATCCTCGGCGCGGTGGAAACCGGCGGTCAGATCTACGGCAGGAGAAACTACGGCGATTACACGCCGCCCTATGCCGCCAGCAGCAACGAGCATACCTGCACGCTGGGCTGGGCCGCGTTCTACGGCGAGGAGGCGGAGGCACTGGTCCGTCAGATCCGTCAGAGAGATCCGAAGACCTTTGCGAAGATCGACAGCAAGGGGATCATCGCGAGGAAGCTGAGCGTGGACTGGGTGAAAACACGCTGGAGACCCAACTCGACGGAGGTCAGACTCCTGAAGGCCCTGATCACGACCCCGACGGGCATGAAGATCCAGGATGAGATGGCGACGAAGATCGCGAAGGCGTACGCGGCCCGCTGTATGTCCGGTTTTACGAAAAACACATATGCCGTGATGATGTACTGTGAAATCGCCCATCTTGGGGGAAGCGGTGCCGCGTCGAGAATTTTCCGGCGCTGCGGCGGCACCTACAATCTGGACACCATCGTCGCCTCTCTGAAGAAGGACCAGTCCGATACCTCGTCAAGGTACCAGGTCGGAGACGCGATTTTCTGGACAAGACATATGAAATGCGTGGAGTTTATCCAGAGATACGCATAA
- a CDS encoding aldo/keto reductase: METTVTLNNGVVMPRLGLGLYKAAPDETEQAILSAIPMGYRLFDTASSYKNEDGVGKAVASAGVPREQLFITTKIWNNAQRIGNIEGAFERSLERLGLDYVDLYLIHWPVPGCYLDTWKVFEDIYRSGRARAIGVSNFDEFQLSDLLDHCEIVPAVNQIEYHPLFVQDGIRNFCLKNGIVVQAYTPLARGAYLESGVLKQIAEKYNRSAAQVGLRWILQKGCCVIPKSVRLNRLLENSQIFDFELDASEMEAIDGLNENYRVASIPEDLLH, encoded by the coding sequence ATGGAAACGACAGTGACTCTGAATAACGGCGTGGTGATGCCGCGGCTCGGACTGGGGCTCTATAAGGCAGCCCCGGACGAAACAGAACAGGCAATCCTCTCCGCGATACCGATGGGCTATCGTCTTTTCGATACAGCCTCTTCCTATAAGAACGAGGACGGCGTCGGAAAGGCGGTCGCCTCCGCCGGCGTGCCGCGGGAACAGCTCTTCATTACCACGAAGATCTGGAACAACGCCCAGCGGATCGGAAACATCGAAGGTGCCTTCGAGCGTTCCCTCGAGCGTCTCGGACTCGACTATGTGGATCTCTATCTGATTCACTGGCCGGTACCCGGCTGCTATCTGGATACATGGAAGGTGTTCGAGGATATCTATCGCTCCGGACGTGCACGCGCCATCGGCGTATCCAATTTCGATGAATTTCAGCTCTCCGATCTCCTCGATCACTGTGAGATCGTTCCGGCAGTCAACCAGATCGAGTATCACCCTCTTTTCGTTCAGGACGGCATCCGGAATTTCTGTCTCAAGAACGGCATCGTCGTGCAGGCCTACACCCCCCTCGCCCGCGGCGCTTATCTGGAAAGCGGCGTCCTGAAGCAGATCGCTGAAAAATACAACCGGAGCGCCGCTCAGGTCGGGCTCCGGTGGATTCTTCAGAAAGGCTGCTGTGTAATTCCGAAATCCGTGCGGCTGAACCGCCTTCTGGAAAACAGCCAGATCTTCGACTTTGAACTGGATGCCTCCGAGATGGAGGCGATTGACGGACTCAACGAGAACTATCGCGTTGCCAGCATTCCGGAAGATCTTCTCCACTGA
- a CDS encoding NAD(P)H-dependent glycerol-3-phosphate dehydrogenase: protein MRKVTVIGCGAWGMALASHLARLGHDVIVWCHSAEIAEQMRNERALPKVFPGITFPDYIRYTDDRKRAASERDLLVFAVASPFTRSTAKQFAPFIPEDQRIVTVTKGIEDETLMTQTQILRDVLPGRRIGALSGPTHAEEVIRSMPTAIVSASPDRELAEYVQDVFMAPYFRVYTSPDELGVELGGSLKNVIALASGMVDGMGDQFGDNCKAALMTRGIHEMKGLAIRMGAKDETLSGLSGIGDLIVTCMSRHSRNHRAGILIGQGMSCTDAMKEVGQVVEGYYSAKSALGLAKKYGASLPITEEVNRILFEGKRPKDALVDLMMRNRKSEDLVSGEDLPECWQRDSSR from the coding sequence ATGAGAAAGGTTACAGTGATCGGATGCGGTGCATGGGGGATGGCGCTGGCATCGCATCTTGCCCGTCTCGGGCATGATGTCATCGTCTGGTGCCACTCGGCGGAGATCGCGGAGCAGATGAGAAATGAACGTGCGCTGCCGAAGGTTTTCCCCGGCATCACGTTTCCGGATTACATCCGCTACACGGACGACAGAAAGCGGGCGGCCTCCGAGCGGGATCTGCTGGTATTCGCGGTCGCCTCGCCTTTCACGAGAAGCACGGCGAAGCAGTTCGCGCCGTTCATCCCCGAAGATCAGCGGATCGTGACGGTGACGAAGGGAATCGAGGATGAGACGCTCATGACCCAGACGCAGATTCTCCGCGATGTTCTTCCTGGACGCCGGATCGGCGCGCTTTCCGGCCCGACGCACGCGGAGGAGGTGATCCGGAGTATGCCGACGGCGATCGTCTCCGCTTCTCCGGACCGTGAACTGGCCGAATATGTGCAGGATGTCTTTATGGCTCCGTACTTTCGTGTGTACACGAGCCCGGACGAGCTGGGCGTTGAACTCGGCGGTTCTCTGAAGAACGTGATCGCCCTCGCTTCCGGCATGGTGGACGGTATGGGCGACCAGTTCGGAGACAACTGCAAGGCGGCGCTGATGACCCGCGGCATCCATGAGATGAAGGGACTGGCGATCCGGATGGGCGCGAAGGATGAGACGCTCTCCGGTCTATCCGGTATCGGCGATCTGATCGTGACATGCATGTCACGGCATTCCAGAAATCACCGGGCCGGCATTCTGATCGGGCAGGGAATGTCCTGCACCGATGCGATGAAGGAGGTCGGACAGGTCGTGGAGGGGTACTATTCGGCGAAATCCGCTCTCGGGCTGGCAAAAAAATACGGCGCATCCCTTCCGATCACGGAAGAGGTGAACCGTATCCTGTTCGAGGGAAAACGTCCGAAGGACGCGCTGGTTGACCTGATGATGAGAAACCGGAAGAGCGAGGATCTCGTCAGTGGAGAAGATCTTCCGGAATGCTGGCAACGCGATAGTTCTCGTTGA
- the plsY gene encoding glycerol-3-phosphate 1-O-acyltransferase PlsY gives MLYRVLAVVIGYCFGLFQTAYLLGRRKGIDIRREGSGNAGTTNALRTMGVRAGLIVMAGDILKCILAVLTVWLLAGRAHPEIDYLLRVWTGLGCIAGHNYPFYMGFRGGKGMACTAGLINSISLVLTGLGLALFFGLLALTHYVSLCSLSVGVMFFIGTVVMGQTGHFHMAQPQLTEMYIVTAVIVAEMFFRHRENIKRLLRGTERKTYILKGAKNK, from the coding sequence ATGCTGTATCGGGTTCTGGCTGTCGTCATCGGCTACTGCTTCGGACTGTTTCAGACCGCGTACCTGCTGGGCCGGAGGAAAGGCATCGATATCCGGAGGGAAGGATCCGGCAATGCGGGCACGACGAACGCGCTCAGAACGATGGGCGTCCGCGCCGGTCTGATTGTCATGGCCGGCGATATACTCAAGTGCATTCTGGCTGTTCTGACCGTCTGGCTTTTAGCCGGCCGGGCTCATCCTGAGATTGATTATCTGCTCCGGGTCTGGACCGGTCTCGGCTGTATCGCCGGGCATAACTATCCGTTCTATATGGGATTCAGGGGCGGCAAGGGCATGGCCTGCACCGCGGGCCTCATCAACTCGATTTCGCTCGTCCTGACAGGGCTTGGTCTTGCGCTCTTCTTCGGGCTGCTTGCGCTGACTCATTATGTGTCTCTGTGCTCGCTGTCCGTCGGCGTGATGTTCTTTATCGGCACTGTCGTGATGGGCCAGACGGGGCATTTTCATATGGCGCAGCCGCAGCTGACGGAGATGTATATTGTGACGGCGGTGATCGTCGCGGAGATGTTCTTCCGCCACAGAGAGAATATCAAACGGCTGCTCCGCGGAACGGAGCGCAAAACCTATATCCTGAAGGGAGCGAAGAACAAATGA